AGCCACCTGTGCAATCACTGGAGCACCACCGGTACAGGTACCACCACCCATACCTGCGGTGATAAATACCATGTCAGCACCTTCGATAATTTCAGCGATACGATCACGATCTTCCAACGCTGCCTGGCGACCCACCTCAGGGTTAGAGCCTGCGCCCAAACCTTTTGTCAAGCTATCGCCCACTTGTAGAATCGTTCTCGCTTGAGAATTTTTTAATGCCTGTGCATCAGTATTAATGCAAACAAAATCGACTCCATCAATATCAGCAGTCACCATATGCTCGACCGCGTTACCGCCGCCGCCGCCAACACCAATGACTTTAATTACCGCATTTTGGTTATGTGCATCTAATAATTCAAACATCGCCTCTCTCCTCATTATTTAAACCCATTACAAACTTTAAAACAGAACCAGGAACCTGCCGGACTTAGGACCGATCTACTGCGGGCAAGCCATTTTGGTCAGATTTCTCGATCCTTTTCGTCAAATAGCTATGGCTATTCTCCTCAAACGATCAAAAAACCTGCCTCAAAATGACTCCCCCTCGCTACGATCACCTAAATCCGACAGGCTCCTAGTAATTACCTTGAAACCAACTTTTAACTCGACCCCAGAGTGCTCGCGACCTACCTCTATGTGCATCCACCCTGCCCTCGCTCCTTTCGTTACTACCAAACAGGAGCAAACCCACTCCTGTCGCATAAATTGGATTACGTACGACATCTACCAAACCACCCTCATACTGCGGCGAGCCAAGACGCACGGGCATATGAAAAATCTCTTCTGCCAACTCAATCAAGCCTTCCATCTTCGATGACCCACCCGTCATCACAATCCCGGCAGCCACCAGGTCTTCATAGCCGCTGCGCCTAAGCTCTGCTTGCACTAAAGTAAGTAACTCTTCATAACGTGGCTCAACTACTTCAACTAACGTTTGGCGCGACAAACGCCGCGGCGGCCTATCGCCAACACTAGACACTTCGATAGTTTGGTCTTGGCCTGCTAATTGTGTTAGCGCACAGGCATATTTAATTTTGATGTCTTCTGCATTAGGCGTTGGCGTACGCAATGCAATGGCAATATCATTGGTGACTTGATCGCCAGCAATAGGAATGACCGCTGTATGTTGAATGGCGCCATCGGCAAAGACAGCGATATCAGTGGTGCCGCCACCGATATCGACCAAACACACGCCCAGCTCACGCTCATCATCTGTTAGTACGGCATAGCTTGATGCTAGTTGCTCAAGAATCACTTCATCGACCTCAAGGCCGCAACGACGAATACACTTAATGATGTTTTGTGCGGCGCTGACAGCGCCCGTCACTAAGTGTACCTTTGCCTCAAGACGAACACCTGACATACCAATAGGCTCACGAATGCCTTCTTGATTATCAATGATATATTCCTGTGGCAACACATGTAATATTTTTTGGTCAGCAGGCACTGCAACGGCACGCGCCGCATCAATCACGCGCTCAACATCACCTGTCACCACCTCTTTATCTTTAATGGCGACAATGCCATGTGAATTCAGACTTCTAATATGGCTGCCTGCAATGCCTACATAAACAGAGTGTATTTGACAGCCCGCCATCAACTCAGCTTCTTCTACAGCACGTTGAATTGACTGCACGGTAGATTCGATGTTAACCACCACGCCTTTTTTTAGCCCGCGCGACGGGTGTGAGCCAACACCGATAATTTCCATCTCATCGCTCTCGTTGATTTCGCAGACAATCGCGACAACTTTAGAGGTGCCGATATCAAGTCCAACTATCAGATCTTTTTCTGTTCGCTTTGACATAGCTAAAAAACCAGCCCTCCTATTTGCCCCACGGTTTTCCCTACTGCTTGGCTACCAATCGACGCTTGCTGACAAGCATCTGGCCTATGACATTCTTCAGCACCAGATCGTCGCTGCCATTGCACAGCTATGCCAGTGTCATAACGCATATCTATTGTCGCTAGACTGGCATTAGCCTGGCTGCTCGCTAGTTCACGATACAAACTAGCTAACCGCTGCATGCGTTGACTGACATTTTCACGCCCAAGCATCACAATCTGACCATCATGAAATTGCAATTGCCATGACCCACGCGCGGTATAGGCAAGCCTGGTCAATTGCACATCAATATCTCGCAATAAAGCACGGGTAGTTTTGTACTGATCAGCAACTTGTTTTTCGCTACCCTTTGGCCCTAGCAACAATGGCAAACTTATATCAATGGACTCTATGGCTGGATAAAATGACTTGCCACTACGGTTCAATAATCCATCATCACCCCAACGCGCCAAAACACTTTGTTCTTTAACATGGACAAACACCGTATCAGGCCATATTTTACGTACCATCACAGCCTCTACCCAGGGCATTTCAACCAAGGTATGCTTAATATTTTCAACATCTAACTGAAAAAAACCACTACCAATAAAAGGCATGATAGCGGCTTGTACATCTTCGGGAGAAACATATTTAAAGCCTCCCTCTACATTAACTTTAGTGATAGGAAAATTGTCTGTATCGCCTAACCACCGTACTGTCGCCACAACTAACGTCACGACTAATGCCGTACCAGCAACGGTCATCAGCACCGAACCATAGCGTTTAGCTTTCGCCACGGTACTGACCTTTTTACGATTTTGCTTGCGTCGTTTAAAAGCCACTTGCTAGCCCCGATCCAACACACATCGCACCGACTGACGTATCAATATATTCATCACCAAAGCTGGTATCGAGTATGCGCATTACCAACTCATTAAACTCAACACCAGCGGCTTTAGCGGCTTTCGGCACAAGACTATGGCCTGTCATACCTGGCACAGTGTTCACTTCAATCACATAAGGCTGGTTTGATTGATCACACATAATGTCTACGCGTGCCCATCCACTAGCGGCCACTGAATGGAATGCCTGCAAAGCAAGACTTTTTAATTCTTGTTCTTGCTCAGGACTCAACCCACATGGGCAGCGATAACGTGTGTCATCACGCTGATATTTCGCCGCGTAATCATAGAACTGATTGCCGGTCTCAATCTGGATTACCGGTAAGGCGCTATCTTCTAATATAGCAACGGTATACTCCGCACCCTGCACCCATTGCTCTATTAATATTTCATTATCAAAACCCGCCGCCATATCAAGCGCCGCAGCTAACGCATCAGCATTTTCAACCTTACTCATACCAAAGCTAGAACCTTCATTGGCTGGCTTGACGATGACTGGGAATGTCAATGATGCCGCTAATAAACTGGGGTCGGTTTCATTCTCTGTACTGAGCGCAATAAATCGCGGTGTAGCAATACCTTTTGCTAACCATAACTGTTTACTTCTTACCTTATCCATCGCAATAGCGCAGCCAAGCACCTGGCTACCGGTATAAGCAACACCTATCGTTTCCAGGTAACCTTGGATCGTGCCATCTTCACCACCACGGCCATGCAACATAATAAAAACACGGTCAAATTGATTGAGTACAGCTAAAGAGTCATACTTTGGATCAATCGCTTCGACATCAACACCATTGGCATTCAACGCATCTAGCACAGCCCTACCACCATTCAGTGACACTTCACGCTCAGTACCATTACCGCCAAATAGTACTGCTGTTTTGCCGTACTCTATGGCATCACGCACTATGGTCTCACTGGCACGTAAGGTGGCAAATAGTTCACCCGCCATGCTCACCCCCTTTTTCACCAACAATCCTAACCTCTGGCTGCAAGCGAATACCATGATCACTAAATACTTTGCCAGCAACATCAACAATGAGTTTTTCGATATCTGCAGCACAGGCGCTGCCATCGTTGACAATGAAATTGGCATGCTGCTCTGACACGCTAGCACCACCAATGCGATGGCCTTTTAAGCCACTGACTTCAATTAGGCGTGCGGCATGATCATTTACTGGATTACGAAACACCGAACCGCAGCTTGGCTGCGACAGGGGCTGTGAGTCTGCTCGTTGCCGTAATAGCTGTTTTATCTTTTGGCTGCTGACCTTAGAATCACCTGCAGCAAAGGCAAATTGTGCAGCAACAAACCACTCTTCACGAGCACTGACAACACTGCGATAATCAATTTCAAAATCAGCAGGCGTGCGGTGATGACGTTGGCCATAACGGTCTATAGTTTCAACCGATACCACCTTAGGCCAGGTTTCCCCACCATAAGCACCCGCATTCATTGCCAGAGCACCACCAACCGTACCAGGAATACCAGCAAAAAACTCAGCACCAATTAAGCCATGCTTGACACAAAAACGCGCTAATTTTGCACAACTGACACCTGCCTCAACGGCTACCACGTCATTAGCCAATAATTGCATTTTGTCCAACACACCAAAGAGGGCAATGGCGGTGCCATGCAAACCACCATCTCTAACTAATAAATTGCTGCCTAAACCTATCCAATATAGCGGTTCGCTTGGCTCTGTTTGGCGCAGAAAATTCGCTAAATCATCAATATCCGCAGGCTGATAAAAACGATCTGCCGTACCACCAACACGCCAAGAAGTATGTCCCTGCATCGGTTCATCCAACCTAAGCTGACCACGCAATGGAACATGATCTAATATAGCCATCATGCCGAACATTCCTTTAACCGATGAGGAAGCTCTGACACCATGTAACCTATGTCCCCAGCACCAAGCGTCAAAATGAGGTCATCATCTACCAATACGTTGTTAAGCGTCGCCACCAATTCATCCATATTTTTAACCAGTATTGGATCAACGCCACCGCGCGCGCGAATACTACGACAAAGATCACTGCTATTTGCACCGCTAATCGGCGCCTCACCAGCAGAATAAACTTCAAGCAACAACAACACCTCAGCATCGGCAAGCACACGAACAAAATCATCAAACAAATCATGCGTCCGACTATAGCGATGTGGCTGAAATACTAATACCAAACGTTGGTTAGGCCAGCCTTGCTTAACTGCGTCAATACTCGCGCGCAGTGCTGTCGGGTGGTGGGCATAATCATCCATCATCAGCACTTTCCTGCTACCAACAGCCATCAAACCATATTGCTGTAAACGGCGACTAACACCTTGGAATGTGGACAAAGCCTCTTGCATTACATCAAGCGATACACCTAACTCGTAGGCCACCGCTATCGCACCTAATGCATTTAACACATTATGCTTGCCTGCCATATTTAACTGAACATCAAGCAAGTCTACTGCCGATGGCAAAGCAACCTTAAAATAAGTCGTGTTACCTACTTGGCGTAATTTACTTGCCCTGACCTGGGCTTCATCATGAAAACCATAGGTCAGAATAGGCCGCTGTATATCATCTAAAATTTCAGCTATGACAGGATCATCAAGACAAACAACGGCGAGACCATAAAAAGGCAGGTGATGAAGAAACTCGACAAAGGTGTCACGCAAACGAGAAAAATCATTGCCATAGGTAGACATATGATCATGGTCGATATTAGTTAATACCGCCATCATCGGCTGCAAATGCAAAAAAGAGGCATCGCTTTCATCCGCCTCGGCAACTAGATAACGTCCACTTCCTAACTGTGCATTGGCACCAATACTATTCAACTTGCCACCAATGACAAAGGTGGGGTCCAAACCTGCTTTGGCTAATATGCTAGCAACAAGACTGGTGGTGCTGGTCTTTCCGTGCGTGCCAGCAATGGCAATGCCATAACGAAAACGCATGAGCTCTGCCAACATCTCAGCACGCGGCACAATCGGAATGTGTTGTTCATGCGCATAAACAAGTTCAGGGTTGTCAGTGCTCACTGCTGTTGAAGTAATAATGACATCGCAATCCTTTGCATAAATCGCATCATGCCCTTGCTGTACTTGTATTCCCAAACCAGATAGGCGCTGCACCATGCTATTCACAGACACATCAGAACCTGTCACCTGATAACCAAGGTTATGCACGAGTTCGGCAATACCACCCATACCGGCACCACCAATACCAACAAAGTGCATATGACGAATTCGCCCCATCACTGGCAACGATGCCAGTGATGCTGATACGCCGCGTTCAAATTTAAGTCTGGAAGTCATCGCCTTAACCACGTAGTGCTTCTTCTAAAAACGCATCGGCAACTTGCTTTGCAGATTCTGGTAACGCTAATTGTCGTGCCTTCATCGCCATATCACATAAGACTTCACGCTTGTTTTGTGCATCCGCCACAAATTGATCAAGCACAACTTTAAGCTTATTAATGGTCAAATCATTTTCATGAAACAAATAGGCTGCACCAGCCTCAACTAAATACTGTGCGTTGCGAGTTTGATGATCGTCCACCGCATAAGAATAAGGCACAAATACAGCAGCAAGACCCGCTGCAGCGATCTCCGAAACCGTTAACGCGCCTGACCGACATAGCACCAAATCAGCCCAAGCATAGGGTTCAGAAATATCACCAAAAAAAGCAGACACATCAGCCTCCACTTCATGCTCATGATAATGTGCCTGTGTTAGCTCAAAGTGACGCTCGCCAGTTTGATGCCTAACTAATGGCCTGTCTGCAAGTGAGAATTGTTGTAACAGCTTAGGCACAATAGTGTTAAAGATTTGAGCACCTTGACTGCCACCAACAACCAATAGGCGCAAGGGCCCTGCTCTACCAACAAAACGATCAGCCGGCGATTCAATCTGACAAATACTAGATCGAACTGGATTACCAACTGATACAGCATGATAACGGCGCGGGAAGCTGCCCGGAAAAGCTTCAAATAGTCGTTTCGCTAAGGGTGCCAATAAACGGTTAGTTAATCCTACAACCGCATTTTGCTCATGCACCAAAAGAGGCTTACGTAGCAACCATGTTACGAGGCCGCCTGGTCCTGCGACAAAACCACCCATGCCCAGGACAGCCATCGGGCGATGACGTAACAACACAACGGCCGCCTGCATCATCGCCAAAGCAAGGCGAAACGGGGAGAGGAGTCGTTTCG
This sequence is a window from Gammaproteobacteria bacterium. Protein-coding genes within it:
- a CDS encoding D-alanine--D-alanine ligase, translating into MAGELFATLRASETIVRDAIEYGKTAVLFGGNGTEREVSLNGGRAVLDALNANGVDVEAIDPKYDSLAVLNQFDRVFIMLHGRGGEDGTIQGYLETIGVAYTGSQVLGCAIAMDKVRSKQLWLAKGIATPRFIALSTENETDPSLLAASLTFPVIVKPANEGSSFGMSKVENADALAAALDMAAGFDNEILIEQWVQGAEYTVAILEDSALPVIQIETGNQFYDYAAKYQRDDTRYRCPCGLSPEQEQELKSLALQAFHSVAASGWARVDIMCDQSNQPYVIEVNTVPGMTGHSLVPKAAKAAGVEFNELVMRILDTSFGDEYIDTSVGAMCVGSGLASGF
- a CDS encoding cell division protein FtsQ/DivIB — protein: MAFKRRKQNRKKVSTVAKAKRYGSVLMTVAGTALVVTLVVATVRWLGDTDNFPITKVNVEGGFKYVSPEDVQAAIMPFIGSGFFQLDVENIKHTLVEMPWVEAVMVRKIWPDTVFVHVKEQSVLARWGDDGLLNRSGKSFYPAIESIDISLPLLLGPKGSEKQVADQYKTTRALLRDIDVQLTRLAYTARGSWQLQFHDGQIVMLGRENVSQRMQRLASLYRELASSQANASLATIDMRYDTGIAVQWQRRSGAEECHRPDACQQASIGSQAVGKTVGQIGGLVF
- the murC gene encoding UDP-N-acetylmuramate--L-alanine ligase; amino-acid sequence: MGRIRHMHFVGIGGAGMGGIAELVHNLGYQVTGSDVSVNSMVQRLSGLGIQVQQGHDAIYAKDCDVIITSTAVSTDNPELVYAHEQHIPIVPRAEMLAELMRFRYGIAIAGTHGKTSTTSLVASILAKAGLDPTFVIGGKLNSIGANAQLGSGRYLVAEADESDASFLHLQPMMAVLTNIDHDHMSTYGNDFSRLRDTFVEFLHHLPFYGLAVVCLDDPVIAEILDDIQRPILTYGFHDEAQVRASKLRQVGNTTYFKVALPSAVDLLDVQLNMAGKHNVLNALGAIAVAYELGVSLDVMQEALSTFQGVSRRLQQYGLMAVGSRKVLMMDDYAHHPTALRASIDAVKQGWPNQRLVLVFQPHRYSRTHDLFDDFVRVLADAEVLLLLEVYSAGEAPISGANSSDLCRSIRARGGVDPILVKNMDELVATLNNVLVDDDLILTLGAGDIGYMVSELPHRLKECSA
- the murG gene encoding undecaprenyldiphospho-muramoylpentapeptide beta-N-acetylglucosaminyltransferase, translating into MIMAGGTGGHVYPGLAVADALMARGAEVIWLGTREGIESRLVPAAGIPVVWISISGLRGKSLAKRLLSPFRLALAMMQAAVVLLRHRPMAVLGMGGFVAGPGGLVTWLLRKPLLVHEQNAVVGLTNRLLAPLAKRLFEAFPGSFPRRYHAVSVGNPVRSSICQIESPADRFVGRAGPLRLLVVGGSQGAQIFNTIVPKLLQQFSLADRPLVRHQTGERHFELTQAHYHEHEVEADVSAFFGDISEPYAWADLVLCRSGALTVSEIAAAGLAAVFVPYSYAVDDHQTRNAQYLVEAGAAYLFHENDLTINKLKVVLDQFVADAQNKREVLCDMAMKARQLALPESAKQVADAFLEEALRG
- a CDS encoding cell division protein FtsZ (GTPase; similar structure to tubulin; forms ring-shaped polymers at the site of cell division; other proteins such as FtsA, ZipA, and ZapA, interact with and regulate FtsZ function); this encodes MFELLDAHNQNAVIKVIGVGGGGGNAVEHMVTADIDGVDFVCINTDAQALKNSQARTILQVGDSLTKGLGAGSNPEVGRQAALEDRDRIAEIIEGADMVFITAGMGGGTCTGGAPVIAQVA
- the murB gene encoding UDP-N-acetylmuramate dehydrogenase; its protein translation is MMAILDHVPLRGQLRLDEPMQGHTSWRVGGTADRFYQPADIDDLANFLRQTEPSEPLYWIGLGSNLLVRDGGLHGTAIALFGVLDKMQLLANDVVAVEAGVSCAKLARFCVKHGLIGAEFFAGIPGTVGGALAMNAGAYGGETWPKVVSVETIDRYGQRHHRTPADFEIDYRSVVSAREEWFVAAQFAFAAGDSKVSSQKIKQLLRQRADSQPLSQPSCGSVFRNPVNDHAARLIEVSGLKGHRIGGASVSEQHANFIVNDGSACAADIEKLIVDVAGKVFSDHGIRLQPEVRIVGEKGGEHGG
- the ftsA gene encoding cell division protein FtsA, with protein sequence MSKRTEKDLIVGLDIGTSKVVAIVCEINESDEMEIIGVGSHPSRGLKKGVVVNIESTVQSIQRAVEEAELMAGCQIHSVYVGIAGSHIRSLNSHGIVAIKDKEVVTGDVERVIDAARAVAVPADQKILHVLPQEYIIDNQEGIREPIGMSGVRLEAKVHLVTGAVSAAQNIIKCIRRCGLEVDEVILEQLASSYAVLTDDERELGVCLVDIGGGTTDIAVFADGAIQHTAVIPIAGDQVTNDIAIALRTPTPNAEDIKIKYACALTQLAGQDQTIEVSSVGDRPPRRLSRQTLVEVVEPRYEELLTLVQAELRRSGYEDLVAAGIVMTGGSSKMEGLIELAEEIFHMPVRLGSPQYEGGLVDVVRNPIYATGVGLLLFGSNERSEGRVDAHRGRSRALWGRVKSWFQGNY